From the Helianthus annuus cultivar XRQ/B chromosome 17, HanXRQr2.0-SUNRISE, whole genome shotgun sequence genome, the window GGAAAGTTCATGGGCTCGGACGAGGGATGGACATTGCAAATGCGATGACGCGGCCATTGCTCTGAATTGTATAAAACTAAAGATTTTtctaaaagtaaaaaataaaatagtataatattaaattattacGAAAATGATCCATCAATATTGcataaatttatataataattttgACATGCTAGCTATCATTCTATGCGTCTAAAATGTTGTCGTGCAGAAGGAAGAATAGGAGTTGAAAGCGAAATACCAATAATTGGAGATGAGATCACAACCTAAAATGCAATTTGAATTTATTCTAACAAGTGTTTCATACTTTGTACCAAGCAAATTTAAACTAAAAGGCATAGTGGGATTGTTATTTTCCTTTTGTTTCTTGGGTGGTACGTACCCTGACTGACTCAGATAGATAACCAGCCAGCCAGCCAGCCAGCCGATGGTTTAAGGAGAAAACCTTCAAACATAAAACCTTTCAATATCAAGAGACGGTCGGTGGTTTGTCGAAGACGGTCCCTGTCTCTCTACAAttgcaacacacacacacaacaacAATGGGCGCTTCGCTTCCTCTAAAGAGACGTGATCTCAACTACTTTGTTCACTTTTTAGCCAATTGTTAGAACCCTAGCTACTCTCATGGATTGATAGGGCTATATTTGTTCATTTTTGTGACAGCTCTCTGGTTCAAAGAGGGAGAATTGACCGAATGGACACTGGTTTAAACTCCATGGTTGGTAGATCATGAGCATTGAGCCATTCAGTTTGAATACCGAATGAAGACCGATGTACTTTATCTGACTTCAAGAGGCGATATTCTCTGTTGGTATGCTCCAACTCCggtttatttttaagtttttcaCGCTTCTTATGTTAACATTGAGGTGTAGATGAAAAGCTATTGTTGTTGTTTATTGATCACCAAATGTTCGATAAAACCCCCCAATGAAAGCAAGGTGGTGTTATAAGCTGACATTACGGGTATCAAAATTTTAATCGGTCAATTATGGTTTTAAACATTTATAACATCCGTTTTATTTTCTTGAAGTAGCCTCTCTATCCCCAAgggatagaggtaaggcttgCCTACATCTCACCCTCCCCTGACCCTACCACTAGCTctgctattggtgggatatactgggtacggttgttgttgttgttgttttatTTTCTTGATTTTACAGGTTGACTCTGTGATTAATTACTTGAACCGTAAATTAGGCCCCGTTATGTTTCTCGAAATAAGTAGTAATGTTTTGTTCATGTCTTTATTTTAATTCAGCCGTTCAACAAAACTTTCATGATCAAGAAGCAGCTCGCGAAGAAGATGTGGCAGAATAGGCCCATTCCTCATTGGATTCGTATGAGAACCGACAATACTATCAGGCCAAATTTTGTTTTGTAACAATCTCGATTTTAAAGAAAGATGCCATCTTTATTAACAACTAACAAGTCGTTTATTTTTATTCAGGTACGATGCAAAGCACAAGCATTGGCACAGAACCAAGCTTTGGTTTTGAGGTGTTTTCTATGATCTGTTGTTTTTTTGCTAAAGGCTACGAATTTAATGATGAATTTGTTTTATCACATGTTTTCAATGTACCTTAAATGATGGTGGACTATTTAGTGTTTTGATCTAAACTGTTGTCCGCTTATTTAGTAGTAGCTATGTTATGGTATACAAATGATTAATGCTACCAATGTACTTAAAAGTGCATCAATTGTGTGTGCTTACTTAGGCAAACCACGGTGCAGCATAGGCACCTTGAACACACACAATGTGAGCTACTTGCAAGCGAGGCGAGCACCTCATTTCATTTGGGCGCAATAAAATAGGCCGTGCCAAAACCAGCTCAAAACAATTGaaactaaccaaaaaccaatttAAAAAATGTGGATATTCGTCACAAGCAATTGGAATTGTTGTCTGCAATTGATGCGCTATACACATGCAATGTCGTAAAGGAAGTAGAACAACTAGATTAGTTTTCATTGTTTAGACTAACTTCATCGCTTCAGAAGTTATGTCGCCCGAGATGAGGTAGATTTTCGCCCAGGGGCGCAGCttaagaggggggggggggaccCCGAGATTTTCACTCAgcagtgttatatatgtagttttcgtatagaatttttttggtatAATCGTTTTCGACCTCCCGGTTCTATataaattttttggtatatatgtTTTTGACCCACCGTCTTCattgtcaagcttcgccactgtacGGCCAATTAAAGTGCATCCTAAATTGATAGACATCCGACTCTAAGAGCTTGCTTTATTTTGAATCTTGTGCCATTCTTGCTTATATGTCAACTACATATTCCTCTCAATTGTATAATAGGCGTATACCTTGATTTTTGTCTCTGAATAAATATATGGTTTTCCAACATTTTAGCAAATCATCCATTCCTTCGGCAACTTCTAATGAAATCAACAAAATCATCTAATGGCAATTTCTGTctttatatatatactagttcagaaccatgtgtattacacgggttgaataaatataattttatataacaaataataaaaaaatatatatctttaaaaatctcgtttattacacgggttgaataacgtaacattatataccaaataataaaacaatatatatttaaaatctcgtttattacatgagttgaataaatgtaattttatatattaaataataaaaaagttatatttttaaaaacccgtgtattgtacgggttgagtaaatttaattttatatattaaataatgaaaaaagttatatttttaagaaactcatgtgttatacgggttaagcacatgtaattttatataccaaactattaaaagttatatccttataaaccctatgtattatatggattgaataaatctaattttatatactacataataaaaaaagttatatttttaaaagccctatgtattacacgagttacataaatataattttgtatagtaaaaaataaaaatcttatatctttaaaaaatctcgtttattacacgagttgaatgaaccagaatctaataaaaatttatatctttaaaaatatctaatggatatactcgatatacgataGATGGAGGGATTGCGGTTATGGTTCTTATAAATttcacgtaaacatagtgattaccgtatttgagttgagagttgaacacgaaaataaaagtatagaaccaataaataTCGATTAATATTATTGTTTaccccttataaacatttttaaaaTAGGTTCTAaccttaactactttagtttaatagaataaataaatcatttacattatattaatttatatttagcgtacatcttttgttaatttcaggataaataattttgaaatctgataaatattttaaaatattatattatctcctatacgaattgtttaaatttatattaaattaaattttataattatctataaaaaatagatggcttcaatgaatgacatgtgtcatctcattggtttcttttattatatagtactagcggtaagacccgtgtgcaaacacgggtggcttttagaaaaccatgcataacacatataaaTGATCAATATGGGTATATTTATAGACATACAAAAATAAGTCAATCggtaaatacttaaagtttagagtataaaaaatacaaaaatatacaatTTGTTAATCTATTGTGAACGAAATAACATTTGCATTCAAGCATGTTCCTTCTccaaaaaacaatgttttaactcaatagtcgtttcaatccccttcaacctccacaaaacactattttaacccaacagttgttttaaaccaccgttttaacccaacagCGCTTTCAACCACTGTTTTCTTCACAAAACTCTATTTTAActcaacagtggtttcaaacatctgttttcatccatctgttgaccaaagtcaacagatgtatcaaccactgttttattttcaaacatctgttcacaaCAACAGAGCTTTCATCAtttaaacagacctttgccaatattacaagcttttaaactctcaaacctaaatatttatttaattaatttaaataacaaacatggttaataattttaacacaactaattatataaaatatgaaagtgtcaaacagaggtaactatataataaacaaagttcaaaacaccaaacaccattcagtaaaataCGACATAATAATTTCTAATCAATAGGCGAAACAGTAGTCTCGATAAAtaaagctcctttcggaccattgtaattgtcaacatgttggaggtatttcaaAACTTCATTGCTCAGATCAAATTCAACCATATCCCTCCAAATGCTTGTTAGCAGTCACTTGTTGCTTTCAATTATATTAGTCCTTCGGCGCCTATCTACATAATCAACAACATGaggattattgaaaacaaacaccttgatccagccttcttcttcatatctgagcaaaTCAGCAGTTAGCTCAGCAGACTTTCCAACAACAATCAAATGCAGCCTCTTTGTGATGGTTAAAAAATGCCATTGGCAAGGATTGACTACGATACTCTCGGGAAAACGAAGCATTCTGAAAGTCTTAGAAAGAACTTAGAAAGCAAATATGTTCCTCTCACCTGGTGGATACTATCACACCcagaccgcgtaaaacaacaaattgcggtggaaacgtcggggagtgtcgtaacagaatcattgtttcataacacatggattgaagttctgttttattgaattaaatgtattacattgtATCAAAactagaaacaaaacatgaacaattaacttccattgttattaagtcactaaggccttgtccattcctatgtgagcatgcatcaatatcatcatcaaacatcaccaactatggtacctgaaacatatgtgaaaatacgtcagcataaaaatgtcggcgaggaCATAgattttatgtgagtgtcagattcatggctcgttttacctTTTTTAAATAATTCAAACAATTTTGTTATTCGATATCAGAAAAACttagttttgtaaaatgtttatattGTGAATTGAAATAACCAAGTTAAAACAGATTTGTTATTAGTTATAAAACCTCGATGCTATGAATCTTaactcaaaacatttgtttaagtaaaaCCCAGATCGttaattatttttgtaataaaactcgaatggtttatattgttagaaaaaACCATGTAATATAACTTCGTTTTGATAACctttgcccaagtgatctagataacgcaacgatatataatgtgttacaagcacttatatataggaagtaccagcgacgtatccaccatgcttttaacacattacacccgccccgttacctaatcacttccctaacccaatggtTTAAACAGTATCacacggttcacataatcaaacagttacaaacggttcacataattaaacagttacaaacggttcacataaatcaaacagttacaaatggttcacataatcaaacagttacaaacggttcacataaatcaaacagttacaaacggttcacataattaaatagtaatataaaccatagcatTTGTTTAAAAGACTCGAAAACATttggcacatatgaatcaccccaaaacggtttaaaacggtaaaagaggggaactatgtactcatttgaggatgcttagaagtcttgactaacaaccaagcaaagctagagggatcacggaatcaaacggcacctaatataggtaactacattaataaccagGCCTAAATCAGAAGATCAGATAGAaagaggttttgtaaaccaaatgagtattggaactcatatgacatggtttaacaaagcccacataccaaaacgaaacctatcctaagtgcttacgacccattacgacccgtttaggtagcttacgctactttaacgcgtcgttcgtgtaaaacgcgttcggaccgcctaactagtcctttgacaagtattatatgccttaacacatCTAacaatgttgcctaatcagtttagatgtaaaaatttaggttacatatgcttaaaatgaattaatgcgtaaaaagggcattttggtcattttcctaaggcatataaactacctatcatacaactacttaaacgaagtgaccatatggtataacctcggaaggttattccctatataactatggtcacaaaacatgtttggtcggatcctaatgatcgatcaAACGGGTtaggttcgaaagtctaagcggttgtttagaccgcttatcttacgaccctatataagcgcTAATCTAAacgtgacgagttaaacatgttaaaacatgtttaacgaagttagaaaacaagtttgatatctaaacaaatggttttgatacccaagaatagtttggttgcaaaatacgcataaatacgtattttgaccgaaactatgactcgtcactacgcctaaataacgtggtaatcagtaggtatagtcacaagagactataaccattgtgattatgctcacgttacgaagttcaaacgaacttcgtgttgaccttTGActagtcaaagcagaaagtcaaacattgtttgactttcacgcttaaaaacgcataaaagaacgaaagaaacttacaaagggtccaagctaggaagaacttgatctaaatactcaggtatgaagcataaagcttcaacttagagcataaAATCAGATCAAGGTGTGAGGAGCAAATGAATTctaagtgggtatttatagatttcggtccaccgttaagatcgttcctcgattcccgagcttcaatctcaaccatccatgTGTGCCCACAGAATTAGAATACCATGGGTGCTCAAAACAAGCCCCTAGTATGAAGAAACCATGTGCAAAACCCATGAAACCAGCTGCTGAATTGAAAAACAAGTTTTCTGCTCTGAGCTgtttacacgggccgcgtaagaataAGCTTAGGCTTACGCCCCAGGCCTAGCAAACTTTGGCAGATTTACAATTTTAGCCCCTGCAGtcccaaaacttggttttcgatgcattttttacacgtttaagccccgttaaccccattttaaggatctaaaatgaagttaaagcatagggaatatgaaacatgctcaaaaacatcttggatgtcggttcgtttggtcgtacggttgcgttattcgggtAATTACggcggaagtcgtaacgaacgctaAAACGATCCAatttaagcgacgaatggaattttatcatgccaatcactaaaataaaatattttaatgattacataaatttttggatgtccggataggttcagaatgtaagatatgcgcgaaaatgcaaacttatgcactttttgatgcttttagtccctattgatcaaataagtttatttttgcgcaccaaacacctcaaagcctatttctaagctatataaaggatatttagggcatatttaacttatgaccaagttccggaatgtccgttatcATTCGATTcggtatacttttgcagtttgatgcaaatagtccctgtgatcgaataaacttgatttctgcataccaaaccctccaaaacttatttctaagttatgtaaaggttatttaaggtatgttaagcctatgtcactgttccgaagtgtttgttgcattaaactggttatatttacgcatcagatcgcgtataaccttccagaaagcgatttaaagctcgaaatcgaacaagaattgatatgtgcaaatgatacacatatttatacaaatcccaagtatgaaacacaatatttcattgatttggtatttgtttgatggtcgcggaggcacaggtgtcacagtctcccctactttaagAAATTTCAAACCAAAATTTATttgtaggagtctgtctgtgacgttGTGCTaaataattgtcttgcatggaaTCTAGAGTGTTTATCTATTTGCGTAGAATAACCCATCAAAGATAcgcaaggcataatcctgtcatttcccttaacggatattcttcagaaacgaaaatgaacggatggagtcattttcctcaacgggttcctcataaatggaaatgaaggaataatcaaaaggatgttcatttccctcaacggacattcttcagaaacgaaaaatggacggacagagtcattttcaacgggtattcttcagaaatggaaatgaagttATAAACAAAAggtattcatttcctcaacggacattcttcagaaacgaaaatgaacggatggAGTTAgtttcaacgggtattcttcagaaatggaaatgaaggaataaacaaaaggatattcattttctcaacggacattctttagaaacgaaaatgaacggacagagtcattttcaacgtgtattcttcagaaatgaaaatgaaggaataaacaaaaggatattcatttcctcaacggacattcttcagaaacgaaaatgaatggacggagtcattttcaatgggtattcttcagaaatggaaatgaaggaataaacaaaaggatattcatttcctcaacggacattcttcagaaacgaaaatgaacggacggagtcattttcaacgggtattcgtcagaaatggaaatgaaggaataaacaaaaggatattcatttcctcaacggacattcttcagaaacgaaaatgaatggacggagtcattttcaacaggtattttttcagaaatggaaatgaaggaatgaacaaaaggatattcatttcctcaacggacattcttcagaaacaaaaatgaacggacggagtcattttcttcagcgggtattcttcagaaatggaaatgaaggaataaacaaaaggatattcattttctcaacggacattcttcagaaacgaaaatgaacggacggagtcattttcttcaacgggtatttttcagaaatggaaatgaaggaataaacaaacgtATATTCATTTCCCTTAACGGATATTCTTTCAaaaatgaaaaatgaatagctagttcatttttcctcaacgggtgctttatcagaaatggaaatgaatagagtaaactctagacacatgacaaaacttgctgtggtttctgtgcactaaattccataattatgtatgcatcaataattacgtaattccttgcacggtccgcacagtgcatttcataatgtgtaggggaaggaaaTCAAACGAACAAACCTGTGATGAATGTGATTAGACcgccatagggtccttttaattaaatcaaatgaATGATCTCTTTGAATAGACCACTagggag encodes:
- the LOC118489171 gene encoding 60S ribosomal protein L39-1-like gives rise to the protein MIKKQLAKKMWQNRPIPHWIRMRTDNTIRYDAKHKHWHRTKLWF